The Drosophila sulfurigaster albostrigata strain 15112-1811.04 chromosome 3, ASM2355843v2, whole genome shotgun sequence genomic sequence CGCGAAGATCCGCTGCGGTTGCCGCCACCACCATAATCGCGTCGTCGACCGCCCACCGAGCTGTTGTTATTATCGCGATTGCCAGCACTAATGCTTGCCACAGctccaccaccgccgccaTTTCCTCCGCCTCCACCGCCGCCTCCATTGCCTGTGGCATTGCTGCTACCGCCATTGGCGGCATAGACTCCCGGGAAACCCGGTGGTGCTGCCACCGTCGGCAAACCCGCATTCTTCCAGGCCGCAAAGTCCTCATAGCTGGGCGCCTTATCGAAACCCGGTGGCGGTGGTCGCATTGGCTGTGGCGGCGGGTAATCCGGCAACGGCGGTGCACCCGGACCATCGTAGTAACGCACCGGTGGCGGCAACTGTTCGTACATCGATGCTGGTGCACCGGGGGGCAATGCGTTCGCCGCTCCGGCTGCTGTGGGCATGGGCAATTGGCCGAAGGGCGGCACAAAGGGCAACGGCGGCAGCTGGCCGTGCATGTTGCGTATGTAGTCGGCCACATAGGCCTCCGCAGCTGCAGCCGTGGACATGTAACGCTCCCACGATGGCATCCCCATCTCAGCAGAGCCGCCGGCAGCTCCGGCGGCCATCTGACGATATGGTGAACCGCTGCGTTTGAAgccgccgccaccaccgccTCCCTGCATGCCGCCCATGCCCATGccatgatgatggtgatgatgatgatggcgataCGGtcgctgatgatgatgtggtGCCCCGTGGCCATAGCTCCGCTTGTGTCGCATCGGTCCCAGCTGACTGTTGCCGCGtccaccaccgccgccacctCCATGTCCACGACTGGAGAGGCTCCGCGGCGGCTTGTAGATCACATGGATGCCCTTCTCACGCATCACGCGTGCCGTCTCCTTTGATTTGCGCAAGATGGGCGTCAACTCGATGTTTTCGTCCTCGGGAAACAGGCGACACAGTTCGCCGCCAATTTTCGGCTCAATCTCCTGACCGTCACGTCCAATCTTCACCGGTTTACCCTCGTTCCATGAGTTGTGCAGGTGCAGCGTCGCATTGAACGACAACTCTTTGCGGCATATCCAATCCAGCTCGATGACGCCACCCAAGGCCTTGGGTGAAATGCTGGGCGGCAACACCCAGGCCACCTGGGGAATATCGCGTCGCGATGGCGCCGCCATGCGAGCAAAGCCAGCGAATTTGCCTGCGAAAGATGATGAGGATTGAGGAGTTGAAAAAAACTAGGGCGACTACAGTTGAGTGGGCTTGACTCTTAGATACCTGCTACTCATTTTGGGgaagtacaaaaaaaagtcaTTTATAGTATTGTATTGgttataaataatgtaaattgaaCTTTGAATAGTTTAGGTTTTATAAGAATAATCTATgattttaacataaatatgaaGACAATTAATCTAACTATTCAACAGTGCTGACTGCCTCAACATTTATATTTCTCTGAATTccaaaataaacttaaataaaatctgAATTTTTCAAGGTTATAATCTAACCGTAATGAAGTATTCATTCTCCAAATTTTGTTACTATCggaacataaatataaaagatattaaGGAACAAAAAGTATATTCTTGACTTGCTCCAGAAGGGCCTTCAGCTTCTCCTCTAAAGAAGACAAATGTAATTTTCCCAAATTTAGTTCCTCTGGCTTTTCTAGTATCTTGGTGTTCATTATACGGATAGATAGACAGACGGAGAGAGTCTCTGATGTTGTAATACTCTTCTTCCCCATAGAAACCCCAGCTTGTCTTACCGCTCTCGTTGACCGAGAAGATGAGCAGCACATTGCGCGCCTCCTTGAAGGCTTGATTCAGATTGGCATCATTCTGAGGCAATGTTGCCCACACGCTCTTGTTCTTCGACAACTGCACATTGTCGGAGTTATTGGACTTGATGAGAAAGAAG encodes the following:
- the LOC133845491 gene encoding YTH domain-containing protein 1; this encodes MRDMADLDAVHLGLDENEADIAEELQDFDSFDTRSEASKSRGGSMASDSEPSISSVSTAPSSIDGSRSSSKRLTKTKSSSSKAAKDATAKSTTAATTTSTTSAAAAGGGKSKSKKSSKRSASPSEVNGKRKKSSNSGSESKSKKQLEPDEKSSNSKSQDGEERDSSAKKSRSSSSSKKNTPTAAATAAGATGAGAKSDASDAEDEKPTHLPALESDSESSDSDSGTQHKRNGSARGKTTKATSSSKGSTPEKDGGASGNNTQKSYDYMTKLNYLFRDTRFFLIKSNNSDNVQLSKNKSVWATLPQNDANLNQAFKEARNVLLIFSVNESGKFAGFARMAAPSRRDIPQVAWVLPPSISPKALGGVIELDWICRKELSFNATLHLHNSWNEGKPVKIGRDGQEIEPKIGGELCRLFPEDENIELTPILRKSKETARVMREKGIHVIYKPPRSLSSRGHGGGGGGGRGNSQLGPMRHKRSYGHGAPHHHQRPYRHHHHHHHHGMGMGGMQGGGGGGGFKRSGSPYRQMAAGAAGGSAEMGMPSWERYMSTAAAAEAYVADYIRNMHGQLPPLPFVPPFGQLPMPTAAGAANALPPGAPASMYEQLPPPVRYYDGPGAPPLPDYPPPQPMRPPPPGFDKAPSYEDFAAWKNAGLPTVAAPPGFPGVYAANGGSSNATGNGGGGGGGGNGGGGGAVASISAGNRDNNNSSVGGRRRDYGGGGNRSGSSRQFRGDRGGGGGQRSYRDTRR